Below is a window of Methanosarcinales archaeon DNA.
AAATAGCTCCCATGTAATGGCCTTTCCAGATCCCTTTTCAATCGAAGCAGGTCTTTCCATGTATCCACATCATACCATTCATTGAGGAGTGATATCGTTTTTCCACAGTTCGCAGCCTTTTCCATGGTTAATTCCGTAACCCTGGAAGTACTCCACGGGATGCCGTGAAATAATTCAGGTATATGGTTGTTAAAACCGATCAGGTAATAACCTCCGTCCAGGCAGGGACCGATCACTGCATCTGCTGTATCAAGACACCTCAAACTCTCATAAATATATTTAGATGGTAGATTTGGACTGTCACTGTCCAGAATAACCACTTTTTTAAATCCTTGTTTAACAATATATCCGGAAACATTTGCCAGCCTTTCACCAAGATTACCTCCTTTTTGAGGTATAAGAGTGAATCCGGCAGGTCGGATACTTGTGAAGAAGTCTGCACTTTCATGGGGAGTATAAGCTATCATAGGACAGATCCCCTCCAGATCCTTAACCTGCTCCAGCTTATCCAGCAGGAAACAGCAGTAAAGGCGGGAAGCGGTTTCAGAGTCCAATGGTGGTGTCAATCTTGTTTTCACCTTATTTGGCCTGGGTGCTTTGGCCATCACGATTACAGCATCCATACTCATAACTTCTTACCTATCAGCCTTCCCCTGCCCACTTTACCTTCATGTGCAGCATTAACCCAATTATTAAGACCCCTATCCACTTCATTGAACATATCTACACCGTAGGTCTGAATGATGGGATCTTTTAGTTCGTTCTTCAGTTTTTTTTGGTAGATGGTACAATGTCGGGCGAAATCAATACTCAGATCTTCCTTTTCTATCACGGTAAAACCTGCATTTAGCAACAGCTCTCCATACCCATCCAGCGTTTCCATATAAGGAAAGACCATGAAGCTATTAAGCTGAATCCATTCCTCATCAGTCATGGTCCCGATCTGTATCCAATCGGTAAAAGCAACAAGACCACCAGGTTTCAGGACCCTGTGAGCTTCTTCTATTAATCGTTCTTTTTGGGTAATATAGCACCATGCGTCCTGCCCCCATACAATATTAAAAGTATCAGCTCTAAAAGGGATATCCAGGGCATTGCCCAATCGATTATGTACCAGA
It encodes the following:
- a CDS encoding TIGR04282 family arsenosugar biosynthesis glycosyltransferase, which gives rise to MDAVIVMAKAPRPNKVKTRLTPPLDSETASRLYCCFLLDKLEQVKDLEGICPMIAYTPHESADFFTSIRPAGFTLIPQKGGNLGERLANVSGYIVKQGFKKVVILDSDSPNLPSKYIYESLRCLDTADAVIGPCLDGGYYLIGFNNHIPELFHGIPWSTSRVTELTMEKAANCGKTISLLNEWYDVDTWKDLLRLKRDLERPLHGSYFCKNTYRMISNPQVVSPRS
- a CDS encoding methyltransferase domain-containing protein translates to MLMGEQIHVGGESETDKMALKAGVKKDDNILDICSALGGPARQLARKYKCHVTGLDATQKMVDEAERRTIDEGLDNLVHNRLGNALDIPFRADTFNIVWGQDAWCYITQKERLIEEAHRVLKPGGLVAFTDWIQIGTMTDEEWIQLNSFMVFPYMETLDGYGELLLNAGFTVIEKEDLSIDFARHCTIYQKKLKNELKDPIIQTYGVDMFNEVDRGLNNWVNAAHEGKVGRGRLIGKKL